One part of the Arachidicoccus terrestris genome encodes these proteins:
- a CDS encoding tetratricopeptide repeat protein — translation MKKVVFSFLAVVSAISFATAQSLEEGVKALYYQKYTNAEKILQDVVNKAKEPDGQAIYWLGQVYLDNTYGEADGVAKANALYQKYAASKDPWVLVGLGEIDFINHNKQAAEQKFEAALAAADKFKGRHKEEEQAKLMTAVGRASVYGNRDIGDPAYAIPILQKAMDLDKTNPEPCLYLGMNFLKLGGDQGGNAFVAFNNAILRNPAYAAAYYRMGKIFHSQNNFDVMDEWYKKGIAADATYAPIYLDYFDYFKNTDYNKAKAYLDQYVKNSDGGCNVQYFQADYLFRSGSYQESINKGKEMEAGTCANFSHLNLLMAMNYHRLGDTTQSVTYAKKFFSTVAPSNLTADDYAFGGFIYKDVPEMADSAVKYLKIAYDMDTVPAEKSIYADSIAFALEKANKPVEKYQWLRKLYDEKDSTSDGYNTALFNAGYAAYELAQTDSTYYPTADSLFTLYKTKYPTQIYGYKYLVDSKLKAGDTTAAVPAIMDYIDFMKKDTAKYKDYILAQYGFLANYYVNAKGDYPNGLKMFDAILALDPTNAAAKQYGDQIRSYLEKHKGDADSTSTDSTGGK, via the coding sequence ATGAAGAAGGTTGTTTTTAGTTTTCTCGCGGTTGTAAGTGCAATTTCATTTGCCACGGCGCAAAGCCTGGAAGAGGGCGTTAAAGCACTGTATTACCAAAAATATACAAACGCCGAGAAAATTTTGCAGGATGTTGTAAACAAAGCAAAAGAACCAGATGGCCAGGCCATTTATTGGTTAGGCCAGGTGTATTTGGATAACACATATGGTGAAGCAGACGGTGTGGCTAAAGCCAACGCGCTGTATCAAAAATACGCTGCGAGTAAAGATCCATGGGTATTGGTCGGTCTTGGTGAAATAGACTTTATCAACCATAACAAACAGGCCGCTGAACAGAAATTTGAGGCCGCTTTAGCTGCAGCTGATAAATTCAAGGGCAGACATAAAGAAGAAGAGCAGGCTAAACTCATGACAGCTGTTGGCCGTGCCAGCGTGTATGGAAACAGAGATATCGGTGATCCCGCTTATGCTATTCCCATATTACAGAAAGCTATGGATCTGGATAAAACCAATCCGGAACCTTGCCTGTATTTAGGGATGAACTTTTTAAAATTAGGTGGAGACCAGGGTGGTAATGCATTTGTTGCTTTTAACAATGCTATTTTAAGGAACCCTGCCTACGCAGCAGCCTATTACCGCATGGGGAAAATCTTCCATTCTCAAAATAACTTTGACGTGATGGATGAGTGGTACAAAAAAGGTATCGCTGCGGATGCAACATATGCCCCTATCTATCTGGATTATTTTGATTATTTCAAAAATACAGATTACAACAAGGCTAAAGCCTATTTAGACCAATATGTGAAAAATTCTGATGGTGGTTGTAACGTACAATATTTCCAGGCAGATTATCTTTTCCGGTCAGGTAGCTATCAGGAATCCATTAATAAAGGTAAAGAAATGGAAGCCGGTACTTGTGCCAATTTCTCTCATCTGAACCTGCTTATGGCGATGAACTATCACCGCTTAGGCGATACCACGCAGTCCGTTACTTATGCGAAGAAATTCTTCTCAACGGTTGCGCCCTCTAATCTGACTGCAGATGACTATGCATTCGGTGGTTTTATCTACAAAGATGTTCCTGAAATGGCAGATTCAGCGGTTAAATACCTGAAAATTGCCTACGATATGGATACTGTTCCTGCAGAAAAGTCCATTTATGCAGACTCTATCGCCTTTGCACTGGAAAAGGCCAATAAACCAGTTGAAAAATATCAATGGTTAAGAAAACTGTATGATGAAAAAGACAGTACATCTGATGGTTACAATACTGCTCTTTTCAATGCAGGTTATGCGGCATATGAGTTGGCACAGACTGACTCTACCTATTATCCGACTGCAGACTCACTGTTCACACTTTATAAGACCAAGTATCCTACACAGATATATGGCTACAAATACCTGGTAGACTCTAAATTAAAAGCCGGAGACACTACTGCAGCCGTACCCGCTATCATGGATTATATTGATTTTATGAAAAAGGATACTGCAAAATATAAAGATTATATTCTGGCACAGTACGGTTTCCTGGCCAATTATTATGTGAACGCCAAAGGAGACTATCCGAATGGTCTGAAAATGTTTGATGCGATTTTAGCGCTGGATCCAACCAATGCGGCCGCTAAACAATATGGCGATCAGATCAGAAGTTATCTGGAAAAACATAAAGGTGATGCAGACTCCACCTCTACTGATTCCACTGGTGGAAAGTAA
- a CDS encoding PstS family phosphate ABC transporter substrate-binding protein, with product MFFFRATKFLLIFSLVLWNLTSCESKIKKDSHPQEGTLRVSVDESFKPIIDQQIMVFEASFPKAHIEIKYKSEADCFRDFQSDSTQMILVTRAPNEEESDYYKKVLGHPLLYSVLAYDAVALVVNRSADDSTFSIEQLRKLLTDKTPGKYQVLLDGDNATSSVRFIMDSITNGKNFGVNVKGTSGNEDVLKQVADNKNAIGFVGSSWILGSEIAEKYRDRVKLAYVECKRCNDGTFAKPSQATIYSVQYPLVRPLYGILKNADIGLGASFYNFMSFERGQLIFRRGELVPAKMNFVVRKVINKPDQDSSVKDK from the coding sequence ATGTTTTTTTTTCGTGCAACAAAATTTCTACTTATTTTTAGCCTCGTTCTTTGGAATTTAACTTCCTGTGAATCCAAAATAAAAAAGGATAGTCATCCTCAAGAAGGAACCCTTCGTGTGAGTGTGGACGAGTCTTTTAAACCCATAATTGATCAACAAATCATGGTTTTCGAAGCCTCTTTCCCAAAAGCGCACATTGAAATTAAATATAAGTCAGAAGCCGACTGTTTTCGAGATTTTCAATCCGACAGTACGCAAATGATTCTTGTAACCAGGGCCCCGAACGAAGAGGAAAGTGATTATTACAAAAAAGTTTTGGGTCATCCATTATTGTACTCCGTACTGGCCTATGATGCAGTTGCACTTGTGGTCAACCGTTCAGCTGATGATAGTACATTTTCAATTGAGCAGCTACGGAAATTATTGACTGATAAAACCCCTGGCAAATATCAGGTACTATTAGATGGCGATAATGCTACCAGTTCAGTCAGATTTATTATGGATTCTATCACAAATGGAAAAAACTTTGGTGTTAACGTAAAAGGGACTAGTGGCAACGAAGATGTCTTAAAGCAGGTAGCAGATAATAAAAATGCTATTGGTTTTGTTGGCTCGAGTTGGATACTGGGGTCAGAAATTGCAGAAAAATACAGAGACCGGGTAAAACTGGCTTATGTGGAATGTAAGCGATGCAATGACGGAACCTTTGCAAAGCCTTCGCAAGCAACAATATACAGTGTCCAGTATCCTTTGGTACGTCCTTTGTATGGGATTCTGAAAAATGCTGATATCGGATTAGGCGCTTCCTTTTACAATTTTATGAGTTTTGAAAGAGGACAACTGATTTTCAGAAGGGGGGAGCTTGTCCCCGCAAAGATGAATTTCGTCGTCCGAAAGGTGATTAACAAACCGGATCAGGATTCATCAGTCAAAGATAAATAG
- the hemL gene encoding glutamate-1-semialdehyde 2,1-aminomutase, giving the protein MYEYTSSKRLFERAQNSIPGGVNSPVRAFKSVGGTPIFIEKAKGAYLYDADGQKYIDYIASWGPMILGHSYLPVVNAIQKKAANSTSFGAPTELEVEMAELIKSLTRNVDLIRMVNSGTEACMSALRVARGYTGKNKFIKFEGCYHGHADMFLVKAGSGVATFGIQEVPGVTAGTALDTLTAPYNDLEAVRNLVKQYAGEIAAIIVEPVAGNMGCVLPAAGFLEGLRQICDQENILLIFDEVMTGFRLAPGGAQERLNINADLVTYGKVIGAGLPVGAFGGKKEIMEQVAPLGNIYQAGTLSGNPLAMIAGYTLLAELKDHPEYYTELNEKGAFLQKGLIDIFKEKNIPVQVNQFGSMLSLFFNTEPVTDFASASRSDMSRFTRFFHGLLKRGVHLPPSGYESWFLSNALSQSDLEETLDVIRKTAEEL; this is encoded by the coding sequence ATGTACGAATACACGTCCAGCAAACGCCTCTTTGAAAGAGCACAAAATTCCATACCAGGCGGCGTTAATTCTCCGGTCAGGGCTTTTAAAAGTGTCGGAGGTACCCCTATATTTATAGAAAAAGCCAAAGGCGCCTATCTCTATGACGCGGATGGCCAGAAATACATAGATTATATAGCTTCCTGGGGGCCTATGATCCTGGGTCATAGTTATTTACCAGTCGTAAACGCAATACAAAAAAAAGCAGCAAATTCTACTTCTTTCGGCGCGCCGACTGAACTCGAGGTAGAAATGGCTGAATTGATCAAATCCCTGACCAGGAATGTGGATCTGATCCGCATGGTCAATAGCGGAACAGAGGCGTGCATGTCTGCTCTTCGGGTAGCCAGGGGGTATACTGGTAAGAATAAATTTATCAAATTCGAGGGCTGCTACCATGGACATGCCGACATGTTTCTGGTAAAAGCAGGCAGTGGCGTAGCCACTTTTGGCATCCAGGAGGTGCCGGGCGTCACAGCAGGTACTGCCCTGGATACGCTCACGGCTCCCTATAACGACCTGGAAGCGGTCCGCAATCTGGTAAAACAATATGCAGGAGAAATTGCTGCAATTATTGTAGAGCCGGTAGCTGGTAATATGGGTTGTGTATTGCCTGCAGCGGGGTTCCTGGAAGGGCTGCGTCAGATCTGTGATCAGGAAAATATCTTACTTATCTTTGATGAGGTCATGACCGGTTTCAGATTGGCGCCCGGAGGAGCACAAGAGCGGCTCAATATTAATGCAGATCTCGTCACTTATGGTAAAGTGATCGGAGCAGGGCTTCCCGTGGGCGCATTTGGCGGCAAAAAAGAAATTATGGAGCAGGTGGCTCCGTTAGGAAATATCTATCAGGCAGGGACCCTTAGCGGTAATCCGCTGGCAATGATTGCCGGTTATACCTTACTTGCGGAACTAAAGGATCATCCTGAATACTATACAGAATTGAACGAAAAAGGAGCCTTTTTGCAAAAAGGGCTGATTGATATATTTAAAGAAAAGAATATTCCTGTACAGGTTAACCAATTTGGTAGCATGTTAAGCCTCTTTTTTAATACGGAGCCGGTAACTGATTTTGCTTCCGCAAGCCGTTCAGACATGAGCAGGTTTACCCGGTTCTTCCATGGGCTTTTAAAAAGAGGCGTACATTTACCTCCCTCCGGTTATGAAAGTTGGTTCCTTAGCAACGCACTGAGTCAGTCGGATCTGGAGGAAACGCTGGACGTCATCCGCAAGACAGCAGAGGAATTATGA
- a CDS encoding TMEM175 family protein — protein sequence MEKNRLEAFSDGVLAIIITIMVLELKIPESGDGHFSALLPLVPKFLSYILSFIYVGIYWNNHHHMLQCCKVVNGKVLWANLHLLFWLSLFPFTTAWVGENHTSAAPLALYGFVLFMAAIAWVILLNCLIHANDRSGLLAKAVENKTLKEQASPFIYIAGIASAFFIPWLSIAFYALSAIIWLVPDKRIEKALKEAKPE from the coding sequence ATGGAAAAGAATAGACTGGAAGCCTTCAGCGATGGTGTGCTGGCCATTATCATCACAATCATGGTACTGGAACTCAAAATTCCTGAGTCGGGTGATGGCCATTTTAGCGCTCTGCTGCCATTGGTTCCAAAATTCCTTAGCTATATACTCAGTTTTATCTATGTGGGGATATACTGGAATAACCACCACCATATGTTACAATGCTGCAAAGTTGTAAATGGAAAGGTCCTTTGGGCGAATCTGCATTTGCTCTTCTGGTTATCTTTATTTCCTTTTACCACGGCGTGGGTCGGTGAAAACCACACATCAGCAGCGCCACTGGCCTTATATGGCTTTGTGCTGTTTATGGCGGCAATTGCCTGGGTCATCTTACTGAACTGTCTGATCCATGCCAATGACCGCAGCGGCCTGCTTGCCAAGGCAGTCGAAAATAAAACGCTTAAAGAACAGGCCTCTCCGTTTATCTACATAGCCGGCATTGCCAGTGCCTTTTTTATCCCATGGCTGTCCATTGCCTTTTATGCGCTCAGCGCCATCATTTGGCTGGTCCCCGACAAAAGAATTGAAAAAGCGTTAAAAGAAGCCAAACCGGAATAA
- a CDS encoding cell division protein ZapA: MTDIIIINVLIGDRTFRLKTKKADEEIVRKTVKMVNDKVMEYKSKFAGKDMQDYVSMALLWLATEQNKAGEFLIEMQQTEEKLQSLQTKLDRLLQEDETEDPQDDPHKW; the protein is encoded by the coding sequence ATGACTGATATCATTATCATTAATGTCCTCATCGGAGATCGAACCTTCCGGCTAAAAACCAAAAAGGCCGATGAGGAGATCGTTCGTAAAACGGTTAAGATGGTCAATGATAAAGTCATGGAATACAAAAGCAAGTTTGCCGGTAAGGACATGCAAGATTATGTTTCGATGGCCTTACTCTGGTTGGCGACAGAACAGAATAAAGCGGGAGAATTCCTCATTGAAATGCAGCAAACCGAGGAAAAACTGCAAAGCTTACAAACAAAACTCGACCGGTTATTGCAGGAAGATGAAACTGAAGACCCGCAGGATGATCCGCACAAATGGTAA
- the pheT gene encoding phenylalanine--tRNA ligase subunit beta translates to MTISYNWLSEYLPEKLDPEKLSRILTSIGLEVESLEDYQSIKGGLEGIVVGEVLTCVPHPGADKLKLTTVNIGQETPLNIVCGAPNVAAGQKVLVATIGTTLYNKEGEALTIKKAKIRDEESMGMLCAEDELGLGESHDGILVLPADTKIGIPATDIFPVYTDHIYEIGLTPNRMDAQSHMGVARDVTAYLTRHNSGTFKIKTPSVNGFKPDSYSHNIDIQIDNPELCPRYAGIVLSGVKVGPSPEWLQQKLKAIGQRPINNIVDITNFILHETGQPLHAFDLAAVTGNQIQVKTLDKGYSFETLDGKIRTLSDEDLMICNSEAPMCIAGVFGGKKSGVKETTTEIFLESAVFNPTSIRKTSVRHGLRTDAASRFEKGVDISNTVYVLKRAAMMIREIAGGQISSEIKDVYPTPKEKTQVALKYHYLKKLSGKNYHQDTIINVLEALGFEKIKEGMDEVWVAVPYSKPDISLPADIVEEILRIDGLDNIDIPSSITITPAIDANGLKEDLKEKLAGFLVGRGFNEIMTNSITDSKYYNEQTLQSVVKMINNLSADLDVMRPSMIETGLESLSYNINRKNDNLQFFEFGKTYSTTGVGQYQEKEHLAIYITGKDHEDLWSEKGTAYTIYQAKGLAYALLQLCGFTQIKFTILPESGFIEVAADKKKVIEIQTISTAKRERFGIKVPVFFVDLDFGTLISLKENKKITYKEVSKFPTVYRDLALVLDNSVHYDQILEVIKKTNLPLLKETRLFDVFENDKLGKGKKSLAINFAFLDEQKTLTDKEIDHMMIKLITGFEKQLEAEIRK, encoded by the coding sequence ATGACGATTTCATATAATTGGTTAAGTGAATATTTACCGGAAAAATTAGATCCTGAAAAACTCTCCAGAATTTTAACCTCCATCGGACTGGAAGTAGAAAGCCTGGAAGATTACCAGAGCATCAAAGGCGGCCTTGAGGGAATCGTAGTAGGAGAGGTGCTAACCTGCGTTCCGCATCCGGGGGCCGATAAGCTAAAGCTTACTACGGTAAATATAGGACAGGAAACGCCGCTGAATATCGTCTGCGGAGCACCCAATGTTGCGGCAGGCCAAAAAGTATTGGTCGCCACCATCGGGACCACCTTATATAATAAAGAAGGAGAGGCGCTGACCATAAAAAAGGCGAAGATCAGGGATGAGGAAAGTATGGGCATGCTCTGTGCAGAGGACGAACTCGGTTTAGGAGAAAGCCATGATGGGATCCTGGTGCTCCCTGCCGATACCAAAATAGGCATTCCGGCAACAGATATTTTTCCGGTTTATACCGATCACATATATGAGATCGGCCTGACACCTAACCGCATGGACGCCCAGAGTCATATGGGGGTTGCCCGCGATGTTACCGCTTACCTGACCCGCCACAACAGCGGAACCTTTAAGATAAAGACACCTTCTGTGAATGGTTTTAAACCGGACAGTTACAGTCACAATATTGATATTCAAATAGACAACCCTGAATTGTGTCCCCGGTACGCAGGTATTGTTCTGTCTGGTGTCAAAGTCGGTCCATCACCAGAGTGGTTGCAGCAAAAGCTGAAAGCCATCGGTCAAAGGCCTATTAATAACATCGTTGATATTACCAACTTCATTTTGCATGAAACCGGGCAGCCGTTGCACGCATTTGACCTGGCGGCCGTTACCGGCAATCAGATCCAGGTCAAAACACTGGATAAGGGCTATTCATTTGAAACACTGGATGGCAAGATCCGTACTTTGTCTGATGAAGACCTGATGATCTGCAACAGTGAGGCGCCTATGTGTATTGCCGGCGTATTCGGCGGTAAAAAAAGCGGCGTAAAAGAAACAACTACAGAGATTTTCCTGGAAAGCGCTGTATTCAATCCTACTTCGATCAGAAAAACGTCGGTTCGCCACGGACTGCGTACTGACGCCGCTTCCCGTTTTGAAAAAGGCGTAGATATTTCAAATACAGTATACGTCCTGAAACGGGCTGCGATGATGATCAGGGAAATTGCCGGAGGCCAGATCAGTTCAGAGATCAAAGATGTGTATCCTACACCGAAGGAAAAAACGCAGGTAGCTTTAAAATACCATTACCTTAAAAAATTAAGTGGCAAAAACTATCATCAAGACACCATTATTAATGTTCTGGAAGCCCTCGGATTTGAAAAAATCAAGGAAGGCATGGATGAAGTCTGGGTGGCCGTTCCTTACAGTAAGCCCGATATCAGCTTGCCGGCCGATATCGTAGAGGAGATCCTGAGAATTGATGGTCTGGATAATATTGATATTCCCAGCTCTATTACAATTACTCCGGCAATAGATGCCAATGGCCTTAAAGAAGATCTCAAAGAAAAGTTAGCGGGGTTTCTGGTGGGAAGAGGTTTTAATGAGATCATGACCAATTCCATTACAGACAGTAAGTATTATAATGAACAGACCTTGCAGTCGGTGGTCAAAATGATCAATAATCTTAGTGCAGATCTGGATGTCATGCGACCGTCTATGATTGAGACCGGTCTGGAGTCTCTCTCATATAATATTAATCGTAAAAATGATAATCTTCAGTTTTTTGAGTTTGGCAAAACCTATAGTACCACGGGCGTAGGGCAGTATCAGGAAAAAGAACACCTGGCCATCTACATTACCGGTAAAGATCATGAGGATCTCTGGTCTGAAAAAGGGACGGCCTATACTATTTATCAGGCAAAGGGCCTGGCTTATGCATTATTGCAGTTATGCGGATTTACCCAGATTAAATTCACCATACTGCCAGAATCCGGCTTCATTGAAGTCGCGGCCGACAAAAAGAAAGTCATAGAAATCCAAACCATCAGTACCGCTAAAAGAGAGCGGTTTGGAATCAAGGTCCCGGTATTTTTTGTGGACCTGGATTTTGGCACATTAATTTCATTAAAGGAAAATAAAAAGATTACTTATAAAGAAGTTTCTAAGTTCCCGACTGTCTATAGAGACTTGGCCTTGGTATTGGATAATAGCGTTCATTATGATCAGATTCTGGAGGTTATTAAAAAAACCAACTTACCTTTACTTAAAGAGACCCGTTTATTTGACGTCTTTGAAAATGATAAACTTGGTAAAGGGAAGAAGTCTCTGGCTATTAACTTTGCCTTCCTGGATGAGCAAAAAACGCTGACAGATAAAGAAATTGATCATATGATGATCAAACTCATAACAGGGTTCGAGAAACAATTAGAAGCAGAAATCCGAAAATAG
- a CDS encoding M1 family metallopeptidase translates to MQRSLLTAISGCLLTMGSLSLAAQELYVPRNIKKAIEKGTRTLNGQPGKNYWQNKGAYDIQVKVTPETRLVTGQEKIKYTNNSPDTLKMIAIRFVNNLHKPTSPRSHVTSPDFLDTGLDITHLVIDNQVYNVDAKGWGTVAGIRLKSPVLPHQTIDLDINWNYPLSKQSGREGQIDSTTFYVAYSYPRVSVYDDYNGWDMLDHSDRQEFYNDFNDYTLAVSVPKNYIVYATGDLLNPDEVLQPEIAMRLKKSYTSDEVMHIANFQEVKSGKVTKQNDWNTWKFKADHITDMCFGTSKNYVWDAASVVVDPKTGRRASVQAAFNDTATDFHHNVAWAQHSLHYFSTEWPGVPYPFSKMTSFQGYADMEYPMMVNDGTTPDLKFSQMVQDHEIAHTYFPFYMGINETRYAYMDEGWATTFEYLIGQKEFGKAHADSVYKMFRVARYIRNPAAEEDQPIISMSSQVSGAGYGHNSYGKASLSYLALKDLLGDQLFKKALHYYMDTWNGKHPIPWDYFGAMNAGSGRNLNWFFQNWFFTNNYIDIRLSKVEKGNGTYTLTIDNPGGFAIPFDVVVTYTDGTTSTKHQTPITWKENQLEQVLKITTKKAIAKITLDGNLFMDYTPADNVWTAK, encoded by the coding sequence ATGCAAAGATCATTATTAACCGCAATCAGCGGGTGCCTGTTGACGATGGGCAGCCTGTCACTCGCTGCTCAAGAGCTGTATGTTCCCAGAAACATAAAAAAAGCGATTGAAAAAGGGACGAGAACGCTTAACGGGCAGCCCGGTAAAAACTACTGGCAAAATAAAGGGGCCTATGATATTCAGGTTAAGGTAACGCCTGAAACGCGTCTGGTAACGGGTCAGGAAAAGATCAAATATACCAACAACAGCCCGGATACACTTAAAATGATTGCCATTCGATTTGTCAACAATTTACATAAGCCTACCTCTCCAAGGTCTCATGTAACAAGCCCCGACTTTCTGGATACCGGACTGGATATTACCCACTTGGTAATTGATAATCAAGTATATAACGTTGACGCTAAGGGCTGGGGTACTGTGGCGGGGATTCGGCTGAAGTCACCCGTTTTGCCACATCAGACAATAGATCTGGATATTAACTGGAACTACCCCCTGTCAAAACAAAGCGGCAGGGAAGGCCAGATTGATAGTACCACCTTTTATGTAGCCTATAGCTATCCCAGGGTTTCTGTCTATGATGATTATAACGGCTGGGACATGCTGGACCACTCTGACCGCCAGGAATTCTATAATGATTTTAATGATTATACATTAGCGGTAAGTGTCCCTAAAAACTATATCGTCTATGCGACGGGAGATTTATTGAATCCCGATGAAGTGCTTCAACCAGAGATCGCGATGCGGTTGAAAAAGTCCTATACGTCAGATGAAGTGATGCATATTGCTAATTTTCAGGAAGTTAAAAGCGGAAAGGTCACGAAGCAAAATGATTGGAACACCTGGAAATTTAAAGCGGATCATATTACAGATATGTGTTTCGGTACGAGTAAAAATTATGTATGGGATGCAGCAAGTGTTGTAGTTGATCCTAAAACAGGTAGGCGCGCCAGCGTGCAGGCCGCCTTTAATGATACCGCGACAGACTTTCACCATAATGTAGCCTGGGCCCAGCACTCACTTCATTATTTTTCTACCGAGTGGCCCGGCGTTCCCTATCCGTTTTCCAAAATGACTTCCTTCCAGGGATACGCCGATATGGAGTACCCCATGATGGTCAATGATGGAACAACGCCCGATCTGAAATTCTCTCAAATGGTACAGGACCATGAAATTGCGCATACCTATTTTCCGTTTTATATGGGGATTAACGAAACCCGCTACGCCTATATGGACGAAGGCTGGGCGACGACGTTTGAGTATTTAATTGGTCAGAAAGAATTTGGCAAAGCGCATGCTGATTCAGTATATAAGATGTTCAGGGTCGCCAGGTATATCAGGAACCCGGCAGCAGAAGAAGATCAGCCGATTATTTCTATGTCCAGTCAGGTAAGTGGTGCGGGATATGGACATAATTCTTATGGGAAGGCCTCTTTAAGTTATCTGGCACTCAAGGATTTACTAGGAGATCAGCTCTTCAAAAAAGCCTTACATTATTACATGGACACATGGAACGGCAAACATCCCATTCCCTGGGATTATTTTGGTGCGATGAACGCTGGTTCCGGCCGGAACTTGAACTGGTTTTTCCAGAACTGGTTTTTTACTAATAACTATATCGATATCCGGTTATCTAAAGTTGAGAAAGGGAATGGAACATATACTCTGACCATTGATAATCCCGGTGGATTTGCAATTCCATTTGATGTGGTTGTTACGTATACAGATGGTACAACCAGTACAAAACATCAGACGCCGATTACCTGGAAGGAAAATCAACTGGAACAGGTTTTAAAGATTACTACCAAAAAGGCCATCGCGAAAATCACATTAGACGGTAATCTCTTTATGGATTATACGCCGGCGGATAATGTTTGGACGGCTAAGTAG
- a CDS encoding gliding motility protein GldB-related protein, with protein MRRNWIIFVMACVVCYFGCKAGKRKGPNIRKVKLDIKVDHFEKDFFALDTNTHYMSEGLKRLKTQYGYFYEGFLYNIAAFSMDDAVLPDEMNKFIVENRYLYDSIDDYIPHLDRQLKKIENALKRAKIYFPHLSLPGRIITYIGPVDGYGCFASKAGLAIGLQQFLGPGFTGYQSDYLLSLFGQQRLHQFTPDYIAPSVIGSWIAKIFPDKAEQYTLKDKMIEEGRKLYVLKALLPDLPDSLIFGYSGKQMTWCANNTYLIKKYFEHEKLLQIQNPEIIVEYMSDNQRPDDLPMEYPNNIGKYLGFLYVKEYMKDHPKINLPQLMGEKVWALKF; from the coding sequence ATGCGAAGAAACTGGATCATTTTTGTAATGGCTTGTGTGGTATGCTATTTTGGCTGTAAAGCGGGCAAAAGGAAGGGGCCTAATATCCGGAAAGTCAAACTGGATATCAAGGTAGACCATTTTGAAAAGGATTTCTTTGCACTGGATACCAATACTCATTACATGAGTGAGGGGTTAAAAAGGCTTAAAACCCAATATGGTTATTTCTATGAAGGCTTTCTATATAATATCGCCGCATTTTCCATGGATGATGCTGTTCTGCCTGATGAGATGAACAAATTCATTGTTGAAAACCGTTATTTGTATGATAGTATAGACGATTATATCCCGCATTTAGACCGGCAGCTTAAGAAAATTGAAAATGCGCTAAAAAGGGCGAAGATCTATTTTCCTCACTTATCACTACCCGGTCGTATAATTACTTATATAGGGCCGGTTGACGGGTATGGATGTTTTGCCAGTAAAGCTGGTCTCGCCATTGGATTACAACAATTTTTAGGTCCGGGGTTTACCGGGTATCAATCTGATTATTTGTTGAGTTTATTTGGACAGCAGCGATTGCATCAATTTACACCCGATTATATTGCTCCTTCTGTCATAGGTAGTTGGATCGCGAAAATATTTCCGGATAAAGCTGAACAATATACCTTAAAAGACAAAATGATTGAAGAAGGCAGAAAATTATATGTTTTAAAAGCCTTACTGCCAGATCTGCCGGACTCTTTAATCTTTGGCTATTCGGGGAAACAAATGACGTGGTGTGCAAACAACACTTATTTAATAAAGAAGTATTTTGAACATGAAAAACTGCTACAAATCCAAAATCCTGAAATTATTGTTGAATATATGAGCGATAATCAAAGGCCCGACGACCTGCCAATGGAATATCCTAATAATATCGGGAAATACTTAGGGTTCCTGTATGTGAAAGAGTATATGAAAGACCATCCTAAAATTAATCTGCCACAATTGATGGGAGAAAAGGTGTGGGCTCTAAAATTTTAA